One stretch of Armigeres subalbatus isolate Guangzhou_Male chromosome 2, GZ_Asu_2, whole genome shotgun sequence DNA includes these proteins:
- the LOC134211732 gene encoding protein NCBP2AS2 homolog, with amino-acid sequence MIRVILRYLANNEQLIQRLADSYPMRRAAQLLVSAYYRSRAIAQEQKLVEMTPEKFKQMMNAFQSNVKQELKAAKNDLKKRK; translated from the coding sequence ATGATTCGTGTAATTTTACGATATTTGGCTAATAACGAACAGCTCATTCAGCGTCTTGCTGATAGCTATCCGATGCGCAGGGCTGCACAATTGCTAGTAAGTGCTTACTATAGAAGTCGGGCGATTGCCCAAGAACAGAAGCTAGTTGAGATGACACcagaaaaatttaaacaaatgatGAATGCCTTCCAATCCAATGTTAAGCAAGAGTTGAAAGCCGcaaaaaacgatttaaaaaaacGTAAATAG